In Candidatus Zixiibacteriota bacterium, the genomic window TGACCACCGGATTGACTGCCTCCATGATTTTCTCGGAAAGTCCTCGCGCATAAGGGGGGATATCATAAAGCACCCAGTGCACCCAGGTTCCGGCCGGGGCGTCGGGATCATCACATATTAAAGCCAGCGATTTTGCCGAACCGGAAACGCCCGCGAAAATAAGCGGCGGGGAAACATCGGGACCATCGCAGGTATATTTGACCGGAATGGAATCCCCATTCTGAAAGGCCGCACTTCCGATTTGCATTTTGACCTCACTTTTCCCTTTTGGATTTTCACTCTTCCCGTCTCCGGCATAAAGAGTGGCCGCGCCGAAAAGAATAATCGCCGCCGCAAACAGGGATTTTGGCCATCCTTTCATCAATCTCTCCTCCTTATTTCAATCAAATTTCAATCATAGAATTATAC contains:
- a CDS encoding YbhB/YbcL family Raf kinase inhibitor-like protein, with amino-acid sequence MKGWPKSLFAAAIILFGAATLYAGDGKSENPKGKSEVKMQIGSAAFQNGDSIPVKYTCDGPDVSPPLIFAGVSGSAKSLALICDDPDAPAGTWVHWVLYDIPPYARGLSEKIMEAVNPVV